Proteins encoded by one window of Salmo trutta chromosome 17, fSalTru1.1, whole genome shotgun sequence:
- the slc1a2b gene encoding excitatory amino acid transporter 2 isoform X1, with product MPKQVEVRMHESHLEPIEARPRNKCISCFSSLFKNLLLTLTVLGVILGAVSGMLLRYASPIHPDIVMVIAFPGDILMRMLKMLILPLIISSLITGLAGLDAKSSGRLGTRAMVYYMSTTVIAAVLGVILVLAIHPGDPKMKEQLGDGQKHDDVSSLDAFFDLIRNLFPENLVQACFQQIQTVTKKVEKVIEEDINATTTLEGLLSNATKEPEFIIKKSLQFKSGMNVLGVIGFFIAFGICMGKMGERAKLMLEFFNILNEIVMNLVIMIMWYSPFGICCLICGKIISIDDLEVVARQLGMYMVTVIVGLIIHGAIFLPAIYFAIVRKNPYTFFMGIFQAWITALGTASSAGTLPVTFRCLEENLGIDKRVTRFVLPVGATINMDGTALYEAVAAIFIAQMNNIYLDAGQIVTVSLTATLASVGAASIPSAGLVTMLLILTAVGLPTQDISLLVAVDWLLDRFRTSVNVVGDSYGAGIVYHLSKAELDELDATHDKSGDIEMMNKTSSYYDDLKNHHENNSNQCVQYAAHNSVVVDECKVTLATNGSTAAAAVEEEPRKSE from the exons ATGCCTAAGCAAGTGGAGGTGAGGATGCACGAAAGTCACCTGGAGCCCATCGAGGCCAGGCCCAGGAACAAGTGTATCAGCTGCTTCTCTTCTCTTTTCAAGAACCTGCTGCTCACGCTCACTGTACTCG GTGTGATTCTGGGGGCTGTGTCTGGGATGCTGCTTCGTTATGCCTCTCCAATCCACCCAGACATTGTCATGGTGATTGCGTTCCCTGGAGACATCCTGATGAGGATGCTGAAGATGTTGATCCTGCCTCTCATCATCTCCAGCTTAATCACAG GTCTGGCTGGTCTAGATGCCAAGTCTAGCGGTCGCCTGGGCACCAGGGCAATGGTCTACTACATGTCCACCACGGTGATTGCTGCAGTGCTGGGAGTCATCCTAGTGCTGGCCATACACCCTGGAGACCCCAAGATGAAGGAGCAGCTGGGAGATGGCCAAAAGCACGATGATGTGTCCAGCCTGGATGCCTTCTTTGACCTCATTAGGAACCTGTTCCCTGAGAACCTGGTGCAGGCCTGCTTCCAGCAG ATCCAAACGGTCACTAAGAAGGTGGAGAAGGTGATTGAGGAAGACATCAATGCCACCACCACCTTGGAGGGCCTCCTGTCCAACGCCACTAAGGAGCCTGAGTTCATCATCAAGAAGTCCCTCCAGTTTAAGAGTGGCATGAATGTGTTAG GAGTGATTGGCTTTTTCATTGCTTTCGGCATCTGCATGGGGAAGATGGGAGAGAGGGCCAAGCTCATGCTGGAGTTCTTCAACATCCTCAACGAGATTGTTATGAACCTGGTTATCATGATCATGTG GTACTCTCCCTTCGGTATTTGCTGCCTGATCTGTGGTAAGATCATCTCCATCGATGACCTGGAGGTGGTTGCAAGGCAGCTGGGGATGTACATGGTGACCGTGATCGTGGGCTTGATCATCCACGGAGCCATCTTCCTGCCTGCCATCTACTTTGCCATTGTCAGGAAAAACCCCTACACCTTCTTCATGGGCATCTTCCAGGCCTGGATCACTGCCTTGGGGACAGCCTCCAG TGCTGGGACACTGCCTGTCACCTTCCGTTGCCTGGAGGAAAACTTGGGCATCGATAAGAGAGTCACCCGTTTCGTGCTCCCTGTCGGCGCCACCATCAACATGGACGGAACCGCCCTCTACGAGGCCGTGGCAGCCATCTTTATCGCCCAGATGAACAACATCTACCTGGATGCTGGTCAGATCGTCACTGTCAG TCTGACAGCTACCCTGGCCAGTGTTGGTGCGGCCAGTATTCCCAGTGCTGGACTGGTGACTATGCTTCTGATCCTCACTGCAGTCGGCCTGCCAACTCAGGACATCAGTCTGCTGGTTGCTGTTGACTGGCTCCT GGACCGGTTCCGTACCTCTGTGAATGTGGTGGGAGACTCGTATGGCGCGGGTATCGTGTACCACCTGTCCAAGGCTGAGCTGGACGAGCTGGACGCTACACATGACAAGTCGGGCGACATCGAGATGATGAACAAGACCTCGTCCTACTATGATGACCTCAAGAACCACCATGAAAACAACTCCAACCAGTGCGTCCAGTATGCCGCTCACAATTCAGTCGTAGTAGATGAGTGCAAG GTAACCTTGGCCACTAACGGCTCTACTGCTGCGGCAGCCGTTGAGGAGGAACCCCGGAAAAGTGAATAA
- the slc1a2b gene encoding excitatory amino acid transporter 2 isoform X2, translating to MPKQVEVRMHESHLEPIEARPRNKCISCFSSLFKNLLLTLTVLGVILGAVSGMLLRYASPIHPDIVMVIAFPGDILMRMLKMLILPLIISSLITGLAGLDAKSSGRLGTRAMVYYMSTTVIAAVLGVILVLAIHPGDPKMKEQLGDGQKHDDVSSLDAFFDLIRNLFPENLVQACFQQIQTVTKKVEKVIEEDINATTTLEGLLSNATKEPEFIIKKSLQFKSGMNVLGVIGFFIAFGICMGKMGERAKLMLEFFNILNEIVMNLVIMIMWYSPFGICCLICGKIISIDDLEVVARQLGMYMVTVIVGLIIHGAIFLPAIYFAIVRKNPYTFFMGIFQAWITALGTASSAGTLPVTFRCLEENLGIDKRVTRFVLPVGATINMDGTALYEAVAAIFIAQMNNIYLDAGQIVTVSLTATLASVGAASIPSAGLVTMLLILTAVGLPTQDISLLVAVDWLLDRFRTSVNVVGDSYGAGIVYHLSKAELDELDATHDKSGDIEMMNKTSSYYDDLKNHHENNSNQ from the exons ATGCCTAAGCAAGTGGAGGTGAGGATGCACGAAAGTCACCTGGAGCCCATCGAGGCCAGGCCCAGGAACAAGTGTATCAGCTGCTTCTCTTCTCTTTTCAAGAACCTGCTGCTCACGCTCACTGTACTCG GTGTGATTCTGGGGGCTGTGTCTGGGATGCTGCTTCGTTATGCCTCTCCAATCCACCCAGACATTGTCATGGTGATTGCGTTCCCTGGAGACATCCTGATGAGGATGCTGAAGATGTTGATCCTGCCTCTCATCATCTCCAGCTTAATCACAG GTCTGGCTGGTCTAGATGCCAAGTCTAGCGGTCGCCTGGGCACCAGGGCAATGGTCTACTACATGTCCACCACGGTGATTGCTGCAGTGCTGGGAGTCATCCTAGTGCTGGCCATACACCCTGGAGACCCCAAGATGAAGGAGCAGCTGGGAGATGGCCAAAAGCACGATGATGTGTCCAGCCTGGATGCCTTCTTTGACCTCATTAGGAACCTGTTCCCTGAGAACCTGGTGCAGGCCTGCTTCCAGCAG ATCCAAACGGTCACTAAGAAGGTGGAGAAGGTGATTGAGGAAGACATCAATGCCACCACCACCTTGGAGGGCCTCCTGTCCAACGCCACTAAGGAGCCTGAGTTCATCATCAAGAAGTCCCTCCAGTTTAAGAGTGGCATGAATGTGTTAG GAGTGATTGGCTTTTTCATTGCTTTCGGCATCTGCATGGGGAAGATGGGAGAGAGGGCCAAGCTCATGCTGGAGTTCTTCAACATCCTCAACGAGATTGTTATGAACCTGGTTATCATGATCATGTG GTACTCTCCCTTCGGTATTTGCTGCCTGATCTGTGGTAAGATCATCTCCATCGATGACCTGGAGGTGGTTGCAAGGCAGCTGGGGATGTACATGGTGACCGTGATCGTGGGCTTGATCATCCACGGAGCCATCTTCCTGCCTGCCATCTACTTTGCCATTGTCAGGAAAAACCCCTACACCTTCTTCATGGGCATCTTCCAGGCCTGGATCACTGCCTTGGGGACAGCCTCCAG TGCTGGGACACTGCCTGTCACCTTCCGTTGCCTGGAGGAAAACTTGGGCATCGATAAGAGAGTCACCCGTTTCGTGCTCCCTGTCGGCGCCACCATCAACATGGACGGAACCGCCCTCTACGAGGCCGTGGCAGCCATCTTTATCGCCCAGATGAACAACATCTACCTGGATGCTGGTCAGATCGTCACTGTCAG TCTGACAGCTACCCTGGCCAGTGTTGGTGCGGCCAGTATTCCCAGTGCTGGACTGGTGACTATGCTTCTGATCCTCACTGCAGTCGGCCTGCCAACTCAGGACATCAGTCTGCTGGTTGCTGTTGACTGGCTCCT GGACCGGTTCCGTACCTCTGTGAATGTGGTGGGAGACTCGTATGGCGCGGGTATCGTGTACCACCTGTCCAAGGCTGAGCTGGACGAGCTGGACGCTACACATGACAAGTCGGGCGACATCGAGATGATGAACAAGACCTCGTCCTACTATGATGACCTCAAGAACCACCATGAAAACAACTCCAACCA GTAA